The Sesamum indicum cultivar Zhongzhi No. 13 linkage group LG9, S_indicum_v1.0, whole genome shotgun sequence genome segment AAGAAGAATACTAGCTAGGTATAGTCCTCACAAGCTTGTTGCACAGGGCAAGAGCATCTTGCAGTGCAGAAGCCCCCTGAATTAATCTATATTCCAGATGTCCTTTCCTAAACCAGAAAACTTGAAAAGACAATGAAGTAGATAAACTCttcatttactaattaatactGCACCAAAGTTCTCCATGAAGACCATCAATGCtttctttttcagaaaatgtcACCCTGCCCCTTGATCTAGGAGAGAAGGAATGTGAGCACAAGGTGTCACTTTAAAACTCAGTTCCCTAGCTAGTTTTGCAAGCCAAAGGTAGAGTAAGAACAAAGCAAAGAAACACTTAGAAGAAAAAACCCCGACATCTATTACTACTTCCCAAAGTTGAAAGTCCAAAAATTGGAAATTAGAATAATGCAATCCAAGCTATCCATCAGATTCATGAAAAAGGGAAGTGATGCATGTAACATGATCTCAACCTAATTCACAAGACAATCGCATTGCATACTCATGCCCCAAACTTCAAACGGTTCTCATAGATATCCACAACTAGGGGAGATCATCAGCATGCACATGATTTCTGGTTTCCAGTATGTctattctttaaataaatactttcaaatcaaatatcaGATAATTCACCTGGATGTAACTTGCACCAAATAAGGCCCCATTCCCCAGTTGAAACTGAGTCCTATAATCTGATCCCTGTACATAGTTATATAGCATAAGCTGTTAGCTTCAGTTGACATCAATCCAGTATCAAACTGGCATCAATTGTAAGACAGTTCCATGCAACAGGGCAgatcaatatttaaatcaattagtTAAAAACATATATGCAGGAATTCATAAGCATTACAATGACACCACTAATTCTACACTTAAAAGTGACCCACATACCTCAAAACTAGTTGTATAACACTTACCTTATAGTCAAAATTAAACATGCCATGTGACATATGTGGCTCATTTGTAAGCTGCAGAGGAAAAAGAACAGATACTATTAACTTATAGGTATGAACTGACAAATCTTGTAACAGCTCTTGGGCTTGTCAACTCGAAAACTCCTGCTACAAGTGGATAGATATAATATGCGTACTTGAGCATTGCCCTTGAGAGTAAGATTCTCAGTCAAATCACACTTCAGTCTTGCATTTAATCTCCCGTCTGTCATCACTCTCCCGAAAAGCATCAACTGTCAAAGAACAAGCAACCATCCATGGTTAAATCAAGTACTTGTTACAATCACAAATGCTAGTAATAAAATGAACAAACCTTTGGGTCTATAAAGTTAGCACCAAACTCATAGTGGGCAGTGGgaattttaattgtttcagATGACTGAGAAGGAATTTCTGTAGGTCCCATCATCACACTggtgaaaattaaaacagcAATCATTAATACTAATGCAGGGAGAGGGAAGCTAatatggaaaaaaagaaaatgaaatggaaaacaaaGGTGAGTGAGATACAAGATTAAACTAATATAGTTAAGGAATTGTGAAGCCACCTATGGCTGAGTGAAAATTTCTGATTGAGTCCTTTAGTAAAGTCAAATCGCATTCCCTCAAAGAGTTCTGGTTTCAAGGACACTGCCAATAGCAACCAATATAATTAGCATTTGAAATACAGTAACTTAATGACACTAGCATCTTTCACAACTCTTTTTCGGAGGTCCTTTCACACCCATAAATTTGGCATTATGTTCATAGAGCAATAACAAGTTCACTGCTCCACCTGCACTGGTTCAAATGTAAAACTTAATTTGCATTGAACATCTAAATTCGGTACATGGCTCCTCACTAAAAGACTCAAACAAGCAGTTTTAGTTTCGGAGAGCTCATGCAGATGATGCAATCACTAAGTGCCACCTAACAACAAAGCACCAACTAAAGAGTACAGAATGAAGCTCAGGTTATTAGTAGTGAGCTCTAAACCAGCTTGTGATCAAGCTAATGCCAAGAATGACAATTTGCGATCTGCCCTTTCAAAGTCAAAAGAACCGAAATAAAGCAACTGATTCTACTCACGCAACCAATCTCCTCCTACTAGGGTTTAAcacaaaaatagagaaaaaaaaacataaaacataagTCCTGGCATTAACTAATATGATCCTCAAACAATTATGAAATTCACCATCTAGAAACTACAAGAGTAAAAGCAGAAACAAGCACAAAGCAGGGATCAAATTGCAGCAACAGTGATGATAGACAAAAGGAGGGGCAAAATGAGGATAAAAGAAACAGGAAGAACACAAACTTAGAGCTTCACGGTGAATTTCTTCATAAGGAATGGGGCAAGGAAGATTCAAGTAATCCACTTTCTGCTGCTGGGCGGCGGGCGGTGGAGTCGTTGCCGTAGCAGGCGACGGAGGAAGAAGGGTTGCCATTGCCGGATTCTGTTTCCGATTCCTAATcgaaattcaaataaaaaagaagaagaagaggagtaaatttgattcttcttcttttggtAGAGAGTGACAGAGCGGCTATTATATGGCAACACAACTGAGAAAAACCCTTTCCCTAAATTACAAAACCCCTTACCCACCCACACGCCCTATGCTTGACCCGACCCGTTTTGTGGCCACTTCGGTCCTATAGCGGGCCCCGTACGGTCGGAAAAGATGAATGAAGATTGAAGAATACTCTCTATATTTTGACAAGAGATTGGTTGCCGTTTTTGTAAAAGCTTCtgcttctatttttatttttatggtaaaaataaattattaagtatATGCGTAAGTTaaacattaattaaagttagtaatatttgaaaataaatgcacCATCtacaaaaaagttaatattatgataagtTAAAGAAGTTGGTCGATAAttgtttataacttttaattttaattaatttaaacaatttaaaggtagatattgtaaattaatatttttcaacttattttgataaatgtcTATTTTGAATAGCTGCAAATACTTTAtgatagtaataaattatatttaataactctaatatttatttttttatctaataaatttagttaaaatttatcaaaattattgatatttaataacaaattaaataaaattttatatttatatctaatcgatttattactgacatataatttttttttatcaaactacTTTTATACGATCTTACAAGCTAATGTATGTGAAGAGATAGACTTACACTCTTACAAGAGTAGtttgatcaaaaaatatttgttcttaACTACAatgaatcaataataagtgaaTAAGAGgcaattatgtatttttacttgttcttttattaatatcaataaattcaataaattttaattaatgaatgcatatatttattagacgaaaataaTGTTAGATGTATCAGATTCAATTTCTCATAACACATGAtgtttacgtataattacgcaaaatatcataaaatgatAGTGTAATTAGCAATTTCAAAAAGTAGAGTAAAAAACTCGACAAAAAATAGCACCGTATTTCAACTAATATAGCTTCACGATTTTTCTGCATATATGTCCGAATCACTAGTCCATTTTATTAGtatgaaaattattcattattttaataagaatTAGTGTACAATATCAAGATTATACTACAAGAGAAAAGTTGGGATAATgactcataaaaaaaatgcgTATGAATATAGTGTTGTGGCAAGATGGGTACAAAAAGATTACAAAATTTACGATCCTAATCGTCCACTAACACCACCAACTCCAATAGAGGAATACGAAGTAACataaactatataatttttaaatttaaaataaatatatactaaaataagttaaaaaataaaattgaataaaaatattataacatcaacaaatattaaatgatactagatcaagaaaaaatacattttttggttggggggggggggaagggggtttcatattattatgtggAGAATTCACAATTACTTGAAATTCAGAGGACGTGTTATCAAATTATCCCAggggaaagaagagaaaatagaaaaagttgGATGGGTCGAAACCCTAGTAATAATTAAGAAGGTCCAGAAGGAAAAATCTCACAATCTGCTTGCCAAATCGATAGATCGAAGCCCTCGTTTTCCTCTCAGCTGGCCACTGGAAGCAGCCAGAGAAGCCCGTAAACGATCGCTTTCAGCCAATTTCATCCCAAGTTCAAGCTTCGACCTTAATCGGACCCTAGCCTCGAATTTCAGTAAGAGGAAACAACAGTACATAGGAGAATACTAGAGTATAACTAAGGGTGGTGGTGTTGGCGGTGAAGTAATTCAGGTTACAATGCTGAAAAACCCTGGTATGGATTCACCGGCAGCCGCGCCACCGTTAAGCGCTACGCTCCTCCCAATCAACGGTACTAACTCTTGTTTTGGTAcatgtgtctctgtcagttcgattgttttttgtttcttttttctttttttagtttgagtaTTTTGGGAATAATGTGAAGGATTATTTGATGCATGCAGGAATCGATCACTTGGCAGGCGCAAATCCGGAGGAGGTAACTTGATTTGATGCATAGAATAGGTTCATGTTTTTGTTGATCTGCGtgcatttttctgatttttagttttgtgactagttatttactttttcatgGTTTTGCAGTTAATAGGTATCTTTGGTGCTCGCAGTTGACTTACGTTTTAACTTATGCTTCTTGAGCCAATCTTACTTGCAATTTAATGCATTTACTTGTTGAGTTAGATGCGAGATATTTAATCTACAAAGCTTCTGCTTTTGGTCAATCATTTTCttcatcccccccccccccccNNNNNNNNNNTTGTTTTGTTTCCTGAAATAAACTTCAAATTGGGAAGGTGGATATTTGTTGAAAGCCTGTTAAgttgaaaacagaaaaagaaaaagaaaaagaaaataaagttgcCAAGCTAAGAGCTGGAAATGGAAGTTGAAGGAAACACTATTATTTCATTCATACTGCAATTGACTGTTCTGAAGATATTTAAACCAGCTGCTAAACCTAGACCTAGAAGATGATGCTGAATCAGCTTtctaataactaaaaatagctaaaaattGAGGAATAGTAATGGTTCTCCTAAGCTAAGGATTAACCAGTACTTGCTGGCCTTTGGGTGCGAAGGCTTTAACGGAAAAGCTTCCTTGCCCTTGGATCTTTTCCATCTGATCCATCCATGTGGAGGTGACCCCCTTTAATCCCTTGCCAAATGTTGCCGTCCAACTTAAGTGATGAATGCGATTTCAAAAGCGTGTTATTCAAAACAGTGTCTTCCCAATTTCTGGGCCTTGATCAAACGGCTGGATTTCATCTTCCTCTTTGCAATCTGACGGCTACCATTCAAACTGGAAATGATTGATGAAAATTCTGAAACTTTCTGAATGAGTTTGTTTCCTATCTTTTCTCTGGAGTATAAAAGCAGATGATTATGAGGAAGGGCTAATAGATACTTGAGATAAATATCTTAGTTTCACTCTCTGCTTTATTTCCCAGTAGAGGCGCGCTGTAGTGGGCATGTAGGACAGAATTCCATGCATTGAGTCAAGTAAAGCATTGGTTTTAGTGCTGTTAATGGACAAGCTCACACGAGCTTGAAGGTTTTTGAGCTCTGCTTAGCTTGATTTTTGCTTACCACAATGATTTTACTAACCAAACTGATCCTATCTTGAGCTTGGGTTCTCCAGAGCTTCCATATTGTAGAGCTGAATCTCACTTTAAACCCTTCAGTTTTGTCACAAAATACTGCAGTGTTATATAGTATGTGAAAACTCAAACTAGATGAAGATAGACTAGAATAGAACTTCACCAGATAGAAAAGATCATACACCAACATTCCCTTCTGcctagaaataataatattgattagaGTTCCTCGTTAAATCCAGAAGAAGATTAGATTTGTCTTCTTTTCTCATCTCCTTGCAAGCATTAGCAAAACAAGTGCATCCTAAAGCATGCTGTGCTACCTTGGGAGCATGCTCTCTAGAATAGACAGAAACCAACTGCGGGAGGGTGGGGGGTGGGATACTAATCAGTTGGAGTGAATCAAACTCAGGTAGGGGTGTCCATTTCGGTTAACCGAACCGAACCGAACCGAATTTTCGGTTAACCGAAAATTCGGTTCGGCCATTTGGAAAACCGAAAACCGAACCGGTTGGTACCGGTTCGGTTCGGTTCCGTTCGGTTTTAAAACCGAAAAAAAccgtttttttattttttattttttaaaataatatattttgatattttaagcCGAAATTGGGATAATGttgcaattttatccaaaaatacaaataccaaaattaaatactaatttaatagTACAAGTCACAAGTATAGAACAACTTCAATATGTTAACATTCAATATCTAAAAATAGTACacttttctttagttttactaatataaattatataatattaatattattatatatataattatataatgtttatatgtataaaaaatatatttttttttattatttatagaatttcGATTTTCGGTTCGGTTCGGTTACCGAATTGGTGACCAAAAAACCGAACCGAAAaccgaatttttttttaaaaaaaaccgAAAACCGAACCGAAAATTCGGTTCGGTTTTCGGTTCGAACCGAATTTTCGGTTTCGGTTCGGTTCGGCCGGTTTTCGGTTTTTTTGCACACCCCTAAACTCAGGtgataaaatgaaattgaagGGAATTAATGTTGAAAAGGAAACATTCTATTTcttatgatttcttttttgttgacAGTCACTTCACTGGTAGTTCAAACTGTAAGTGGCACCAGAAGTGTGTTGGTCTATAAACACGCTTTTGCTTGTTCTCCTATAAATTGGAAACTGATACTGGTTATTTGGCAAGTATCCTTTGGGAatgaaattcattttgattaatatattgttcTTTCCGATTCAATAATCTTTTGAAaccaatttgaaatttattactttttggCACAAACTGCCACAGTGAGAGGACCATGTTGGGTGGGAGAGGGGTGTCTAAAATAATCTGTCAACCCACTTCCAAAATGCTGATATTTTTCTACATGGAAATACTTTACCACTAATACAAGCAGGTCTACTATTGCCAAGTTTCTGTCAACATCCTTGTATTTCCCGATTCTGTTGTGAATGggtaaaaaattcatattgtcCAATCCTTGGAAACATCTTTGTGGTTTTGAGGATGCAGCTTGTAAGGTTTTTCactaattaaatgtataactGATAGAGATTTTTCTATAATCTCACACATGATGAAACAAACTGGATAACATGGTGGTGCATTTTGATTTCATGTGTGTTGCTCACATTTGAACAGGTTCACTAAATCAAAACACTCCTACATAATTATTGTGGATCAACACTTTCTTCATTCTTTGTCTTgttattttgacaattttattctGCAGATCGTCTCGAACGGGCGAATAGCTATGTTAGTGATGGAGAGAGAAACCCCATTGGTGCAACTAAGAGCAATCCTGTAGCAGATCTTGGAGAAGGTGTTGGGAATGTTCGTGCCAGCGAAAGCCTTTGGGTAAAGTTGATACCTTTACATGGCTGTTGCAACAGTGAAGCCTTTCAGCTTTTAAACAACCGTATGATTCACTTGGCCTACTCTGACTTATGTTGCCTGTAATATTTACTCTCGACATATAGCAATCTCTTATATAGTTTCATTGATATCCAATGATCACCCTCCCTACTTTGGCAATGTAAGATTGATATACGGTTTGTTTGATTACAGAGTCTTCTCCCTAGTCTTGGGTTATGCATTTCCTCTCCGAAACTCGAATACATGAATGAAAAGACAACTTCCCTGGCCTGGAAATATGCTTTAATTGTTTGAAAACTTCCAATACAACCATCGAAAATGATCTCTGGCATTGTTTCTTGTTCATGTCCTTCATAAATGTGCACCTGTTGCTTGCTGAAGATCTATTGTATTTTGTCTCTGCATAAAGTTAAAAAAGCTGAAAGTAGACTTCATCTTAATGGATAAAGGTAATTACATTCGCCGAAGTGCTCTGGTTGTATGCAACAATGAACATCAGATGATTCCATCGCCTAAAAGAAGTTCATAGTAATATGTCTCCATGTTCTACTATCGAACAGTTGCTCCATTTTCTGTTCAAATAACACCTTCTTGATGTTGTATATGCGAGTAAAAGTATAATGTTtgtgaaataatattatcacaTATATTGGTTTTTTAGTTACTTCTGGATTTACCTAGGTATACATTCCCAAAATGTTGCTGTGTTTGAGCATTTTGCCTTTATTCTCTTTGCAGGTTGGGCTGCTACCATGAGTGCGTACAACAATTTGCCGGAAGATTCAGCTGGTGAGTATGAAATGCTGATTATTCTGAATCTTGCATTACCAGTCATATCTGAACCTTTAGTTTGGATACAACTGTAATATGGATTACTTGGCAAAAGTTTGTTTGTGCATGCTTGGTTGACCTGAAAGTATATCTCCACGTAATAATTCTCTTTGTCTCTAAAGTGAACAGATGCTAAGTATTACAATTTCTTgcaaatgaaaatagaatagGGTTGCATGTCCAATTTACACTCCACATGCTTTTCTTGCCATTAGCGAACTTAGTTGGCAATTTTTCAGTTGATatgattatttgaattatatgtgGTTTCAAACAGGTTTGAAGAAAGTTATACATTGAAagtatgatattgtaaatttcCGTCTTCTGATTGCCATTCAGATTCAACTAATTGGTCATATTTGGATGCTAcctaattatgtcaaattctTCTCAAAATTGTTTAGTTTCTCCAATGTTGTAATACTGTATGTCATAGCTAAGCACCAAACAGTAGAGTAGAGTCGGAAACGGAAATTCCATTTTTGCCTACAATTACAGTTTAATGTTTAAAGAAGAATCTGTATTTCACGGGTAATCAGTAAGCAGAGATTTCAATATACCTGGGTATTAAATCCTTTTCAACTCAGCGGCAAACACTTAGGTGGAGTCCAATTCAAAAGGCTTAGTGTAAATATTCCTAAAGACAAGTTTTTCTTGGGACATTTTCCTTAAAAGATTACAGCATGTTCGAAATACTCGGCCTTCAAAGAATAGGTGCAAACTCATTAACTATTCTTGTTGGTGATAGCTGACAGCCAATGTAAGAGCAGCAAACTGTTTACTGAATGAGTGTTGGGTACTGCATCTAATTCTTATTCGATTTCCCACATTGAGATTATACATGGTTTGGTATGTTAGTGCTCTGGAGGGTGAATCTTATCTGGTATCAACTCTAGGTGTACATTATTGTACCATCCTGCAACAAGCCCCCTTTTATCTGCATGAGGACTGGATACCACTTTCAACCTCTTCTGACAATTGAAGTTCTGATATACAGATGTGTATGAGATGCTGAAACTATGTGTGCTTGCAGTTAGGAATTTTAGAAATTCTGGCTCTTAGACAGAATGCTATTTTTATGCGTGTAGAAATCTCTGACTTGGTCCAACTATAGTGCCAATGAGCTTGACTTACTTTTCTTGTGTTTATCAGAAAGGCCAGTCTTGTACACAAGGAAAAGCGCATCAGCCTGGGGTCATGCAATTCTTCCTCATCTAGTAAGATACATATTGTTTTGCAACATCCGAATataaccatttccaatgaagaaagaacaaacaaacgaataaataaatgataaaaagaatttcCCTCCATTTCTCTCATGTAACAttgctttttcatttcttaattGCAGCTTATTCAACCTACTGCTGGGGCTTCTACCGGTTTCCAGAGAGATTTCTTGACCGAACTCCGACAGGCAATGCAGAATGCAAATCCTTCTCCGAACCCCTGACCTGTGGGACGTAACTCGAAATGCAACAAAATCGTCTGTCTTGGACTCGGTATCCTTTGACCTGTATGCTAATGAATTTCTTGCTTGTTCTCATATAATTTATGAGCCAAGTGCAAGAACCACAAAGATGGCTCTCCTTAACGTCGTGTATGATTATTAGGATGCTGTGTTAGTATAAAGTATCTGTTATTGTATGGAATTGAATTGAGTATCTTGTCTGTGTTACATATTCTATCCAAAACTCTTTTCCCCGATCGTATCTCAACTTAGTTTCAAATGCAATTGGCTTGCTGCTAACAACTATCtttttttgcaataaaaattatgtcaattcTTTCATTTACAGGAACGAACAAAACTGAAATTTTGCAGCTGTGATTGGTGTGGGTTTCTACAGATTGCAGATAGTGTCAGTCGCTCCACACTGGAATTATTCCTTGAGCAGCCAATCGCTTCTCGACCCAGAAAACGACATGTTTTGCAGTTGGTTTCTTCTCGTCGACGAGAAATGGCTCCACGGTGCTAACTCCTGAACCATACGATGATAGGGAGAATCCTTTCGGCCCTGTTGAATGATATTGGTTTCAGACTccaaattattgagaaaaaaggattaaaatatGCCATGCTAAAGTTTTGCCCTGTTAAATAAGCCCTTGTTCGACTTTTCaagcaaattaattaaatgagtaAAAATTAGACCTTTTTCATCTGAGAACACCCTTTGATTACAAAAAATctacaagaaattaaattaatttctttaatatgaCAAAggtattttaaattgaagcaGGCACTGTATTTGAGACAAATGAAATAACTCTGAACTACTACCATTTAACATACCATTGATTCCATCAGGAAAGAATGCCCAAAATGTGTAAGGACTGCCCTTCTTCAAGAAAGACCCCTCCAACTGCAATAACATCATTCACCAACAAAcaacccaaataaaaaatccacataCTTTCTTCATCAATCTTCTCACACATCCATCCATCATACAACACataaatctgaaaatatatatgcataggGTTTTGGGCATATGCCCCGAGAAACAATAGTTAACGAAATTTGTGACGGATGAGATCACTGTTTTTAGTGAATTGTAAGGAAAATGGCAGTGATACTGATGCATAAGAAGCTCAGCAAACTCTTGAAATTGCAGAAAAGCTAGGACAAGAGTAGATGCCATCAACGCGGTTCCATAGCTAGCTTGTTGAatatgaatgatcaaatgaaGTTGAGTTCATTAGCCCCATTTAGTTCAGATTCTGTGGGACATAATCCAATTTTGACACAATGCAACTCAAAATGGCAAGAATGGTGGCGGGAGAAGTAGTTCATCGTTTTCATACCTTATTTTCATTGAAAGATAGCTGGAGCTGGGATATATCTTGTTGAGCTTCTAGTGTTTCTTTGAGCACAGGTATTACGTCCTCCTCCATCAACTGCGGCAGAGCCTTTGCCGGAGCTTTTGCTGCTGCCTTCGGCTTTGGAGCAGCAGCAGCCGTGCCATCGCTCTCGTCCTTCACGGCCTTTTTCTCCTTTGTTTCAGCAGCAACTGCTTCAGCTGttaccatcatcatcatgttaGGAATTGGTAGAAAAAGAAGGGAGGAATGAATTAAGTGCGCAAGAATTGACTTGTGGAAGTAGATGATTCTTGCACTGCCAAGCAACACACATTGCG includes the following:
- the LOC105170487 gene encoding mitochondrial import receptor subunit TOM40-1, translated to MATLLPPSPATATTPPPAAQQQKVDYLNLPCPIPYEEIHREALMSLKPELFEGMRFDFTKGLNQKFSLSHSVMMGPTEIPSQSSETIKIPTAHYEFGANFIDPKLMLFGRVMTDGRLNARLKCDLTENLTLKGNAQLTNEPHMSHGMFNFDYKGSDYRTQFQLGNGALFGASYIQSVTPHLSLGGEVFWAGQHRKSGIGYAARYNTDKMVATGQVASTGMVALSYVQKVSEKVSLASDFMYNYMSRDVTASFGYDYILRQCRLRGKIDSNGVVAAFLEERFNMGLNFLLSAEIDHRKKDYKFGFGLTVGE
- the LOC105170488 gene encoding uncharacterized protein LOC105170488, with translation MAAAARSVSLLSCPSSSCFTPRARFSQVVKVVNQRRNVCCLAVQESSTSTTEAVAAETKEKKAVKDESDGTAAAAPKPKAAAKAPAKALPQLMEEDVIPVLKETLEAQQDISQLQLSFNENKLEGSFLKKGSPYTFWAFFPDGINGPKGFSLSSYGSGVSTVEPFLVDEKKPTAKHVVFWVEKRLAAQGIIPVWSD